The Verrucomicrobium spinosum DSM 4136 = JCM 18804 genome includes a region encoding these proteins:
- a CDS encoding Sel1-like repeat-containing protein kinase family protein has translation MANPTQFRHYLIAQDADGANLEVLRSSEQVAVFAFDSRRQVFVHCHVLLDPVEDQAAFEARARLFADKGHPLRARVVEYGEDDSSAFYITENVDGETLRAYLERREDLPARVAVKLAVAVLRVMEGLGPQGDSLPIRALESLRLVQTGPHCLVAVLADYRLVTAKDTAKAEAQALGQQIQFLQTWLGEHLQKSSEGEEATIRSAELQEQLARVLGAWSLQGAALLPQAIADLHKLDAAPQEGELSAALKPKPYLAPMMANFQELARSISQTVRIQSQKLTPAQPYALRGMYMKTGQTVVVEQLPPRRLAGNFPEAALRQVQNLPKGKYPNLIPVVFVEHGEEIECMGETAVEGVPLSDLLETRRVLDPQEVYVVLASMDAALEQMEKAGLACHRLRLEDIYLFTGFGKEAPVDTGLLNTKLNEWPGFSIVIRTHPCMHGMAGRGTDPGLLLPLSGQTKGGANPVWNGGWMAALGCCLVGMPDGSASKHVTGIPQTDSVCALLEDELQRTTKGVPSPRASFLSRFAKLVQKYELVQPKPTVPHAELSGVEPAQGAAREMPRAATPLPARKGGSPSPPPPMPQHQRPVEDAEQPALGFAEALIQKSSVGEVDDDFDEEFALPPMRSGMRVRSSTVESSWMSVRSKRPFWLTCTMVVAGALLVGAALAHFTGRAVWLQGNKEKTSAPTPKGPEKDEAVTKIELPVPPDSGKSTKLSLPPPSKPVVKDLEALAKRSGTSAPGSGAGAAPAGAAVAKSTPPVEVAMAIPLASDPSLISKLQDLRKTGGKLTKELRGSAERAAQAGSSEAMLAMGRAYLRGEGGPVDERSGFVWIEKASAAGDLAAYIPLAECYLQGWGTPPDGAKAASLLEKAAAGGDVVAKDLLGVCYARGIGVERDDARAFQLCTDAYGAGVASACGNLGALYLRGQGTSPDAERAVQLFAEGAGRGHAESMMLYAQCLEYGTGVLTNRDEASRWYQQAARLGNAAAAGWCRQKGVAF, from the coding sequence ATGGCCAATCCTACGCAGTTCCGTCACTACCTGATCGCCCAAGACGCTGATGGGGCCAACCTTGAAGTCCTCCGCTCCAGCGAGCAGGTGGCGGTCTTTGCATTCGATTCACGGCGGCAGGTGTTCGTCCACTGCCATGTGCTCCTGGATCCCGTTGAGGACCAGGCGGCCTTTGAGGCTCGCGCCCGCCTGTTTGCAGACAAGGGGCACCCCCTGCGGGCCAGGGTGGTAGAATATGGTGAGGATGACAGCAGCGCTTTCTACATCACGGAGAACGTGGATGGTGAGACCCTGCGAGCCTATCTGGAGCGTCGCGAGGATCTGCCTGCCCGAGTGGCGGTGAAGCTGGCCGTGGCCGTCCTCCGGGTCATGGAGGGGCTGGGGCCGCAGGGCGACAGCCTGCCCATCCGGGCTCTTGAAAGCCTGCGTCTGGTGCAAACTGGACCGCACTGCCTGGTGGCGGTGCTGGCGGATTATCGTCTCGTCACGGCGAAAGACACTGCCAAGGCTGAAGCTCAAGCTTTGGGGCAGCAGATCCAGTTTCTTCAAACTTGGCTGGGAGAGCACCTCCAGAAGTCCTCCGAAGGGGAGGAGGCAACGATACGCAGTGCTGAACTACAGGAGCAACTGGCCCGTGTGTTGGGAGCTTGGAGCCTGCAAGGTGCGGCCTTGTTGCCGCAGGCCATAGCGGATCTCCATAAGCTGGATGCCGCCCCCCAGGAGGGTGAACTTTCCGCTGCGCTCAAGCCCAAGCCGTATCTTGCCCCCATGATGGCCAACTTTCAGGAGTTGGCCCGCAGCATCAGCCAGACCGTTCGTATCCAGAGCCAGAAGCTGACTCCTGCCCAGCCGTATGCGCTGCGGGGCATGTACATGAAGACGGGCCAGACGGTGGTGGTCGAGCAGCTGCCGCCCCGGCGCCTGGCCGGGAATTTCCCAGAGGCCGCCCTCCGGCAGGTGCAGAATCTGCCTAAGGGGAAATATCCGAACCTCATCCCTGTTGTCTTCGTTGAGCACGGTGAGGAGATCGAGTGCATGGGCGAGACGGCGGTGGAAGGCGTGCCGCTGAGTGATCTGCTCGAAACTCGACGGGTGTTGGATCCGCAAGAAGTGTATGTGGTGCTGGCCAGTATGGATGCCGCGCTGGAGCAGATGGAGAAAGCCGGGCTGGCCTGCCATCGCCTGCGCCTTGAGGACATCTATCTTTTCACGGGCTTCGGCAAAGAGGCACCTGTGGATACGGGGCTGCTGAATACGAAGCTGAACGAGTGGCCGGGATTCTCCATCGTCATCCGCACGCACCCCTGCATGCATGGCATGGCAGGTCGTGGGACCGATCCAGGGCTGCTGCTGCCTCTCTCGGGCCAGACCAAGGGAGGGGCCAATCCCGTCTGGAATGGGGGATGGATGGCGGCGCTGGGCTGTTGTCTCGTGGGCATGCCGGATGGCTCTGCCAGCAAGCATGTGACGGGCATTCCTCAGACCGACTCTGTCTGTGCCCTGCTGGAAGATGAACTCCAGCGTACGACCAAAGGGGTGCCTTCACCGCGCGCTTCCTTCCTCTCTCGATTTGCCAAGCTGGTCCAGAAGTATGAACTGGTGCAGCCCAAGCCAACGGTCCCGCATGCGGAACTGAGTGGGGTGGAGCCCGCCCAGGGGGCGGCACGGGAGATGCCACGCGCCGCAACCCCGCTACCCGCTCGCAAGGGGGGCTCGCCTTCGCCCCCGCCTCCAATGCCGCAGCATCAGCGACCCGTTGAGGACGCTGAGCAGCCTGCACTGGGCTTTGCCGAGGCGCTGATTCAAAAATCCTCGGTGGGCGAGGTGGACGATGACTTCGATGAGGAGTTCGCCCTGCCGCCCATGCGCTCTGGCATGCGGGTGCGCAGCTCTACGGTGGAGAGTTCCTGGATGTCGGTGCGGTCCAAGAGACCTTTCTGGCTCACCTGCACCATGGTGGTGGCAGGGGCTCTGCTGGTGGGGGCCGCGCTGGCTCACTTCACCGGCCGCGCTGTCTGGTTGCAGGGGAACAAGGAGAAGACTTCCGCCCCAACTCCGAAGGGGCCTGAAAAGGATGAGGCCGTCACCAAAATCGAACTCCCAGTTCCCCCAGATAGCGGGAAATCAACCAAACTTAGCCTCCCTCCGCCCAGTAAGCCAGTGGTAAAGGACCTGGAGGCCCTGGCGAAGCGCAGTGGAACGTCTGCCCCTGGAAGTGGGGCGGGAGCAGCTCCTGCAGGCGCGGCGGTGGCCAAAAGTACGCCTCCTGTGGAGGTGGCAATGGCGATTCCTCTGGCGTCGGATCCGAGTCTGATTTCCAAACTACAGGATTTGCGCAAAACGGGAGGCAAACTCACGAAGGAGCTTCGCGGATCTGCGGAGCGCGCTGCCCAGGCCGGTAGCTCGGAAGCCATGCTGGCCATGGGCCGGGCGTATCTGCGAGGGGAGGGTGGTCCTGTGGATGAGAGGAGCGGCTTCGTGTGGATTGAAAAAGCGAGTGCTGCCGGAGATTTGGCGGCTTACATTCCCCTGGCTGAGTGCTACCTGCAAGGCTGGGGCACGCCGCCGGATGGCGCAAAGGCGGCCAGTCTGCTGGAGAAGGCCGCCGCAGGTGGTGATGTCGTGGCAAAGGACCTCCTCGGGGTGTGTTATGCCCGGGGCATCGGTGTGGAGAGGGATGATGCAAGGGCCTTCCAGCTCTGCACAGACGCGTACGGCGCAGGGGTGGCGAGTGCCTGCGGAAACCTTGGGGCGCTGTATTTGCGCGGCCAGGGTACGTCCCCAGATGCGGAGCGCGCCGTGCAACTCTTTGCGGAAGGGGCTGGCCGTGGCCATGCTGAAAGCATGATGCTCTACGCCCAGTGTCTGGAATACGGGACAGGGGTGCTGACCAATCGGGATGAAGCGTCCCGCTGGTACCAGCAGGCGGCCCGGCTGGGCAATGCTGCGGCGGCCGGATGGTGCCGTCAGAAGGGTGTCGCCTTTTGA
- the lon gene encoding endopeptidase La: MQTETRSPDDSPPQAPVAPVLDVAGAAEGSTRAGDPPASHLTLPVLPLRNTIVFPGTVVPLNVNRAGSLRLLEESLPQGKMLALVMQKDPANDEPGPADLHEYGTVAKVISMMRQTQNGVVILVHGEDRIRVQNPVQMEPFLRAEVEVLASVLPPADDNTAAAMANLRESAVKLLKLRPDASEEAVNAVNGIHDTATLTDFLASNLGLEVAEQQALLEERDVLLRIARLQAHLYNQLHIAELQSKLRQDVQSEFSEAQKRAYLREQVRAIQKELGEDGGTEEQVEDLRRRLDEAGLPVKAQAQARKELKKLEITPTASPDHSVTLNYLETLADLPWRKQDEEHVDLKMAQEILDRDHYGLEKIKRRLIEYLAVRKLNPAGHGPILCFLGPPGVGKTSLGQSIADSLGRKFARISLGGIRDESEIRGHRRTYIGSMPGRLIQELRRLGTRNPVIMLDELDKMGADFRGDPASALLEVLDPRQNHEFVDRYVDLPFDLSQVMFIATCNTLDTVPAPLRDRMEIVQLPGYTEREKLAIGRNYLVRRQVEEHGLKPEQCPWADEAIATVIEDYTREAGVRNLERQIASVVRHVAARVAKEETERVEVTPAVVVEALGAAQFGRESRLQSSAPGVVTGLAYTSVGGEILHIEALRYPGKGGFILTGQLGDVMKESVRAALSLVRSRAGALGIDPKEFEETEVHVHVPAGAVPKDGPSAGIAMFTALASLYTGRPVSKDVAMTGEVTLRGLVLPIGGLKEKSIAALRAGIKTILIPKLNEKDIPELPAEVRETVRIIPVETVDEVLREALVHEQAR, translated from the coding sequence ATGCAAACTGAGACTCGCTCCCCTGACGATTCTCCTCCCCAAGCTCCAGTCGCCCCGGTTTTGGATGTGGCTGGTGCCGCTGAGGGCTCGACCCGAGCAGGAGATCCTCCCGCCAGCCATCTTACTCTGCCTGTGTTGCCACTGCGGAACACCATTGTGTTCCCCGGGACTGTCGTGCCACTCAATGTGAACCGGGCAGGCAGTCTGCGCTTGCTGGAAGAAAGTCTTCCGCAGGGCAAGATGCTGGCTCTGGTAATGCAGAAAGATCCGGCCAATGATGAACCTGGACCGGCGGATCTGCACGAATATGGCACGGTGGCCAAGGTCATCAGCATGATGCGCCAGACCCAGAACGGGGTGGTCATTCTTGTGCACGGTGAGGATCGCATCCGGGTGCAAAATCCGGTGCAAATGGAGCCTTTTCTGCGTGCTGAAGTGGAGGTGCTGGCGAGTGTGCTGCCGCCAGCCGACGACAACACCGCCGCGGCGATGGCAAACTTGCGCGAGTCGGCCGTGAAACTTCTGAAGTTGCGTCCAGATGCCTCTGAGGAAGCTGTCAACGCCGTAAACGGCATCCATGACACGGCTACGCTTACAGACTTTCTTGCCTCGAACCTGGGGCTGGAGGTGGCGGAACAACAAGCCCTGCTGGAGGAGCGCGATGTGCTGCTCCGCATTGCCCGGCTCCAGGCACATTTGTACAACCAACTGCACATTGCCGAGCTGCAAAGCAAGCTGCGCCAGGACGTGCAGAGCGAGTTCTCTGAGGCCCAGAAGCGGGCTTACCTGCGTGAGCAGGTGCGCGCCATCCAAAAGGAACTGGGGGAGGACGGTGGCACGGAGGAACAGGTGGAAGACCTGCGCCGGCGACTGGACGAGGCTGGGCTGCCTGTGAAGGCGCAGGCGCAGGCCAGGAAGGAACTGAAGAAGCTCGAGATCACCCCGACGGCCAGCCCGGACCATTCCGTCACACTCAACTATCTGGAGACTCTGGCGGACCTGCCCTGGCGGAAGCAGGATGAGGAACACGTGGATCTGAAGATGGCCCAGGAGATCCTGGACCGCGACCATTACGGCCTGGAAAAGATCAAGCGCCGGCTCATCGAGTACCTGGCTGTGCGCAAGCTCAACCCAGCCGGGCATGGGCCGATCCTTTGTTTCCTAGGTCCTCCAGGCGTGGGCAAGACGAGCCTGGGGCAGTCCATCGCTGACTCGCTCGGTCGCAAGTTTGCCCGGATCAGTCTGGGCGGCATCCGGGATGAGTCGGAGATTCGTGGGCATCGGCGCACCTACATCGGTTCCATGCCTGGACGGCTTATTCAGGAACTGCGCCGGTTGGGTACTCGCAATCCCGTGATCATGCTTGATGAACTGGACAAGATGGGCGCGGATTTTCGGGGTGATCCCGCCAGCGCGTTGCTTGAGGTGCTGGACCCACGCCAGAACCATGAGTTCGTGGATCGCTATGTGGATCTGCCCTTTGATTTGTCACAAGTGATGTTCATCGCCACCTGCAACACGCTGGACACGGTTCCTGCGCCATTGCGGGATCGTATGGAGATTGTGCAGTTGCCGGGCTATACTGAACGGGAAAAGCTCGCGATTGGTCGCAACTATCTCGTGCGTCGCCAGGTGGAGGAACACGGGCTCAAACCGGAACAATGTCCCTGGGCGGATGAGGCTATCGCCACCGTGATCGAAGACTACACCCGCGAGGCAGGGGTGCGCAATCTGGAGCGTCAGATTGCCTCCGTGGTGCGCCATGTGGCTGCCCGGGTGGCCAAGGAGGAAACGGAACGCGTGGAGGTGACTCCGGCCGTGGTGGTAGAGGCGCTGGGGGCGGCACAATTTGGCCGGGAAAGCAGGCTGCAAAGCAGTGCCCCTGGAGTGGTGACGGGCCTTGCGTACACTTCAGTGGGAGGGGAGATCCTCCACATCGAGGCTCTGCGTTATCCTGGCAAGGGAGGTTTCATCCTCACCGGGCAACTGGGCGATGTGATGAAGGAATCCGTGCGGGCGGCCCTGAGCCTCGTTCGCAGCCGGGCAGGGGCGTTGGGAATCGATCCCAAGGAGTTTGAGGAAACGGAGGTGCACGTGCACGTCCCTGCTGGAGCGGTTCCCAAAGACGGCCCTTCCGCTGGTATCGCCATGTTCACCGCCCTGGCCTCCCTCTACACAGGGCGTCCCGTCAGCAAGGACGTGGCCATGACGGGTGAGGTGACGCTGCGGGGGCTGGTGTTGCCGATAGGTGGGTTGAAGGAGAAATCCATCGCCGCGCTCCGGGCGGGGATCAAAACGATCCTCATTCCCAAGCTCAATGAGAAAGACATTCCCGAGCTCCCTGCAGAGGTCCGGGAGACCGTACGCATCATCCCTGTGGAGACGGTGGACGAGGTATTGCGGGAGGCCCTGGTCCACGAGCAGGCCCGGTGA
- the guaA gene encoding glutamine-hydrolyzing GMP synthase: MMTEGEVAVLDYGSQYSQLIVRRVRELGFVSHLYAPSQLKELNKPGAVILSGGPRSTSEVDAPDVDFDALRALDVPILGVCYGMQLLNIKHGGTVKPGVTREYGPARLIANDSVLFKDIPADSQIWMSHSDTVQNLPEGTKVIATNQDAVPVALQWGEACFGIQFHPEVTHSHQGTKILNNFLGLAEGRLAKFSIASFKEQMIEKIRQEVGGREVICGVSGGVDSTVLAVLLHKAGVKQRCLFVDHGLLRKNESEEVQAQFKEVGVPIEVVDARETFLGALKGVTDPEAKRKIIGNLFLDVFFGAADHIELMAQGTLYPDVIESATSGSIASKIKTHHNRVDRVLELKDQGRVIEPLAELFKDEVRALGEALGIPHRALWRHPFPGPGLAVRVPGEVTEERLEICRNADAIFIEELRRSGWYEKTWQAYAALLPVKTVGVKGDERSYEQAISLRAVVSEDAMTADWVELPHEVLRATSHRILNSVKGVNRVLYDISTKPPASIEWE, encoded by the coding sequence ATGATGACCGAAGGCGAAGTAGCAGTGTTGGACTATGGCTCACAGTATAGCCAGCTCATTGTGCGGCGAGTCCGCGAACTGGGTTTTGTGTCCCACCTGTATGCGCCTTCGCAGCTGAAGGAACTGAACAAACCGGGTGCTGTGATCCTTAGCGGGGGCCCCCGCAGCACCTCAGAGGTCGATGCCCCGGATGTGGATTTCGATGCCTTGCGTGCCTTGGATGTCCCCATTCTCGGGGTCTGTTACGGGATGCAGCTACTCAACATCAAGCATGGCGGCACCGTGAAGCCTGGAGTGACCCGTGAGTACGGCCCGGCCCGCCTCATCGCCAACGACAGCGTGCTTTTCAAGGATATCCCCGCGGATTCCCAGATTTGGATGAGCCACAGTGACACGGTGCAGAACCTGCCTGAGGGCACCAAGGTAATCGCCACCAATCAGGATGCCGTCCCCGTGGCCCTCCAATGGGGCGAGGCCTGCTTTGGCATTCAGTTCCATCCAGAAGTCACCCATTCCCATCAGGGAACCAAGATCCTCAACAACTTCCTCGGACTTGCCGAAGGCCGGTTGGCGAAGTTCAGCATTGCTTCCTTCAAGGAGCAGATGATTGAAAAAATCCGTCAGGAAGTGGGCGGGCGGGAAGTGATCTGCGGTGTGTCTGGCGGGGTGGATTCCACCGTGCTGGCGGTGCTGCTCCACAAGGCAGGCGTCAAGCAGCGTTGCCTGTTTGTGGATCATGGGTTGCTGCGCAAGAATGAGTCCGAAGAGGTGCAGGCCCAGTTTAAGGAAGTGGGGGTGCCCATCGAGGTGGTGGACGCACGTGAGACCTTCCTGGGGGCGCTCAAGGGCGTGACCGATCCGGAGGCCAAACGCAAGATCATCGGGAACTTGTTCCTGGATGTGTTCTTTGGTGCTGCTGACCACATCGAATTGATGGCGCAGGGTACCCTTTATCCAGATGTCATCGAAAGTGCCACCAGTGGCTCCATTGCCTCCAAGATCAAGACCCACCACAACCGTGTGGACCGGGTGCTGGAACTCAAAGACCAGGGGCGCGTGATAGAGCCACTCGCAGAGCTTTTCAAAGATGAAGTGCGTGCGCTGGGGGAAGCGCTTGGCATTCCGCATCGTGCGCTCTGGCGGCACCCCTTCCCGGGGCCTGGGTTGGCGGTGCGCGTCCCTGGTGAGGTGACGGAAGAGCGTCTCGAGATCTGCCGCAATGCCGATGCGATCTTCATCGAGGAGTTGCGTCGTTCCGGCTGGTATGAAAAGACCTGGCAGGCCTATGCGGCCCTTCTTCCCGTGAAGACCGTGGGGGTAAAAGGGGATGAGCGCAGCTACGAGCAGGCCATCTCCCTGCGCGCGGTGGTGAGCGAAGACGCCATGACCGCCGACTGGGTGGAACTGCCGCACGAAGTTCTGCGCGCCACGTCCCACCGCATTCTGAACTCCGTCAAAGGGGTGAACCGGGTGCTTTACGACATCTCGACCAAGCCCCCGGCAAGCATTGAGTGGGAGTGA
- a CDS encoding Hsp20/alpha crystallin family protein: MPSSTRSQQPEPSRPVLLVSTVRTTMPRGIRLTHIVTRADKLVSELEKLRHSAFRPPAAVWRPSVNVYEHPSKFEVCVDLAGVNKDEILVELTDRRLVFRGQRSAPEARCGHPPCGRILIMEITDGSFERTIDFPVDLNVPDADARQENGWLWISLPKA; encoded by the coding sequence ATGCCCAGTTCGACACGCTCTCAACAACCGGAGCCGTCCCGTCCGGTTTTGCTGGTTTCCACCGTCCGGACGACGATGCCACGTGGCATTCGCCTCACGCACATTGTCACCAGGGCGGACAAGCTGGTTTCGGAGCTGGAAAAGCTCCGGCACAGCGCTTTCCGGCCTCCAGCAGCCGTTTGGCGTCCGTCGGTCAATGTTTACGAGCATCCTTCCAAATTCGAGGTCTGCGTGGATCTGGCCGGCGTAAACAAAGACGAGATCCTCGTTGAGTTGACGGATCGGCGTCTCGTGTTCCGCGGACAGCGGAGCGCTCCAGAGGCGCGTTGTGGGCATCCTCCGTGCGGACGCATCCTCATCATGGAGATCACCGATGGCAGCTTCGAGCGCACCATTGATTTTCCGGTAGATCTGAATGTGCCTGATGCGGATGCCCGACAGGAGAATGGGTGGCTCTGGATCTCCCTTCCCAAGGCCTGA
- a CDS encoding LptA/OstA family protein gives MFQTVPSDSGFHITADEATKMDIQAERVVFNGKVKMTSPQFHLSATQLIVHLGKDKKSFKFAEAKGEVNVQLTGVPDDKKYRGQSNTALYTPAQGTLLLTGWPKVQGQGQELIAAEQGTKVTLFPKTGKMITEGRAQTRIARQLMAEGMPPKATPVQ, from the coding sequence ATGTTTCAGACGGTTCCCAGTGATTCTGGGTTCCACATCACCGCGGACGAGGCCACCAAGATGGACATCCAGGCAGAGCGGGTGGTGTTCAACGGCAAGGTCAAGATGACCAGCCCTCAGTTCCACCTTTCCGCCACCCAACTGATCGTCCACCTCGGGAAGGACAAGAAATCCTTCAAGTTCGCCGAGGCCAAAGGGGAAGTGAATGTTCAGCTCACGGGCGTGCCGGACGATAAGAAGTATAGAGGACAGTCCAACACCGCCCTTTACACTCCCGCACAGGGCACCTTGCTCCTCACAGGTTGGCCAAAGGTCCAGGGGCAAGGCCAGGAACTGATTGCTGCTGAACAGGGAACAAAGGTCACCCTCTTCCCAAAAACGGGCAAGATGATCACCGAAGGGCGAGCACAGACCCGGATCGCCAGACAGTTGATGGCCGAAGGGATGCCCCCGAAAGCGACGCCGGTTCAGTAG
- a CDS encoding Do family serine endopeptidase, with the protein MKIQHPKVLALAGVGVFGVAALTFAQEQKPVETKEPSFTMTSADFASKVTRDSAPLANAGQLTLSYADVVQRILPSVVSISTYSKKGTPGRSMPEMSEDDLGQLPPMFREFFRDWMERRGGEPGDNNQPSPGGRNRQRPQQPRQTGLGSGMILTGDGYILTNNHVVESADQIKVVIAGRGKEYEAKVIGTDPQTDVALIKIDGTDLPHAVFGDSSKLRVGDVVLAVGSPMGLTQSVTQGIVSALGRSQLGIIGRRGQAGYENFIQTDAAINPGNSGGPLVDGLGRVIGINTAIETQSGMFAGIGLAIPIDMALNIAADLLDDGKVDRGFLGIQMDPVDPSMADFLGLKDEEGVTVTRVVENSPAAKAGFEEGDVVVGANGEKVEEPSKLRLMVSSKRPGETVKFDVVRFNEQSKKPERMELNAVLEKLDTDKLASSGAQGDGKQAKPTGFLEGVRIEDVTDELRKEYTIEADVTGVVVTSVEENSPAAKVGLQEGDVILQVNRQPVKTAAEARAHKGDAGAAVQLKILRAGQTKFLVIRN; encoded by the coding sequence ATGAAAATACAGCATCCCAAAGTACTGGCCCTTGCAGGAGTTGGAGTTTTCGGTGTCGCAGCCTTGACTTTTGCCCAAGAGCAGAAGCCGGTTGAGACGAAGGAGCCGTCCTTTACGATGACGAGTGCGGACTTCGCCAGCAAGGTGACCCGTGACTCAGCGCCCCTCGCGAACGCGGGCCAGCTCACCCTGAGCTACGCGGATGTCGTGCAGCGCATCCTCCCGAGTGTGGTGAGCATTAGCACCTACTCCAAGAAGGGCACGCCTGGCCGGAGCATGCCCGAGATGAGCGAGGACGATCTGGGGCAGCTCCCGCCCATGTTCCGTGAGTTCTTCCGTGACTGGATGGAGCGTCGTGGGGGTGAACCGGGAGATAATAACCAGCCCAGTCCGGGTGGGAGAAATCGCCAGCGTCCGCAGCAGCCCCGGCAAACCGGCTTGGGCTCCGGCATGATCCTGACCGGCGATGGTTACATCCTCACGAACAACCATGTCGTCGAAAGTGCGGACCAGATCAAAGTGGTGATCGCGGGCCGCGGGAAGGAGTATGAGGCCAAAGTCATTGGCACTGATCCCCAGACGGATGTGGCTTTGATCAAGATTGATGGCACAGACCTTCCTCATGCCGTCTTCGGCGACAGTTCCAAGCTGCGCGTAGGAGATGTGGTGCTGGCCGTGGGGTCGCCCATGGGGCTGACTCAGTCGGTGACACAGGGGATCGTCAGTGCGCTCGGGCGCAGCCAACTCGGCATCATTGGGCGGCGGGGTCAGGCGGGTTATGAGAATTTCATCCAGACTGACGCCGCCATCAACCCAGGCAACTCCGGCGGACCGCTGGTGGACGGGCTGGGTCGTGTGATCGGCATCAATACCGCAATCGAGACCCAGAGTGGCATGTTCGCGGGGATCGGCCTGGCCATTCCGATTGACATGGCGCTTAACATTGCTGCGGACTTGCTCGATGACGGCAAGGTGGACCGTGGATTTCTCGGCATTCAGATGGATCCTGTGGATCCCAGCATGGCGGACTTCCTGGGGCTGAAAGACGAGGAGGGGGTGACAGTCACCCGTGTGGTGGAGAATTCTCCGGCGGCCAAGGCTGGCTTCGAGGAAGGAGATGTCGTGGTGGGGGCCAACGGTGAAAAAGTGGAGGAGCCCTCCAAGCTTCGTCTCATGGTGAGCTCCAAGCGCCCCGGTGAGACGGTGAAATTCGACGTTGTGCGCTTTAACGAGCAGTCCAAGAAGCCGGAGCGCATGGAGTTGAATGCCGTTCTTGAGAAGCTTGACACTGACAAGCTCGCCTCCAGCGGGGCGCAAGGTGATGGAAAACAGGCCAAACCGACCGGGTTCCTTGAAGGCGTGCGGATTGAGGATGTGACCGACGAGTTGCGTAAGGAGTACACGATTGAGGCCGATGTAACCGGTGTGGTGGTGACCTCCGTCGAGGAGAACAGCCCTGCGGCCAAAGTAGGTCTCCAGGAAGGGGATGTCATCCTTCAGGTGAACCGCCAGCCCGTGAAAACGGCTGCGGAAGCCAGAGCGCACAAGGGTGACGCTGGTGCTGCGGTACAGCTCAAAATCCTGCGTGCAGGGCAGACCAAGTTCCTCGTGATTCGGAACTGA
- a CDS encoding peroxiredoxin has product MKFKKPLQFLIPLIVAMGLFSSLFTHASDGKLVAPYDAPKVEAQDQNGKTVKLEDLYSKGLTLVYFYPKADTPGCTAQACSLRDAYTDLTKAGIQVVGVSTDGVEAQKKFEKKYNLPFTLLADPDGKILTEFGVKKIPLVGLATRQAFLVKDGKVIWHDAKASTVEQAADVLKVVQMDGKPVKQ; this is encoded by the coding sequence ATGAAATTCAAGAAGCCCCTCCAGTTCCTCATCCCCCTGATTGTTGCCATGGGACTTTTCTCCAGCCTCTTTACGCACGCCAGCGATGGCAAACTCGTTGCTCCCTACGACGCTCCCAAGGTGGAGGCCCAGGACCAGAACGGCAAAACCGTCAAACTTGAGGATCTCTATTCCAAGGGGCTGACGCTCGTCTATTTTTACCCCAAAGCCGACACCCCGGGCTGCACGGCGCAAGCCTGCAGTCTGCGGGATGCCTACACAGATCTCACCAAGGCCGGCATCCAGGTCGTGGGTGTCAGCACGGATGGCGTCGAGGCGCAGAAGAAGTTTGAGAAGAAATACAATCTCCCCTTCACCCTGCTGGCGGATCCAGACGGGAAGATTCTGACGGAGTTTGGCGTGAAAAAAATTCCTCTGGTGGGCTTGGCCACACGTCAGGCGTTCTTGGTCAAGGATGGCAAAGTCATCTGGCATGACGCCAAGGCTTCTACCGTTGAACAGGCGGCGGATGTGCTGAAGGTGGTTCAGATGGACGGTAAGCCGGTGAAGCAGTGA
- a CDS encoding plastocyanin/azurin family copper-binding protein, producing MDTHHDSHEGGGSFWSAANVFIGLAFGVFALGAGAVLIVGGLGKSFGSKKAPDAAHAPAAAAPAAATPTATAPVAVPSSVKEEGGAAVVTLKPGAANPMSFDVTNFTVKSGQAVKLTFDNDSTTPLQHNWVLGAAGSKDRLIAAANGMMAEMTKWMARGYIPEGPDVLAHTKLLNPKEKETVDFTAPKEKGDYPYLCTFPGHSMIMQGTMKVE from the coding sequence ATGGACACCCATCACGACTCTCACGAAGGTGGCGGCTCTTTCTGGAGCGCAGCCAATGTCTTCATCGGCCTGGCATTTGGAGTTTTCGCGCTCGGTGCGGGAGCGGTGCTTATTGTGGGTGGTCTCGGGAAGTCGTTCGGGAGCAAGAAGGCTCCTGACGCGGCACATGCTCCGGCAGCGGCGGCTCCTGCGGCTGCAACGCCCACAGCAACGGCCCCTGTAGCAGTTCCTTCCTCAGTAAAAGAAGAGGGTGGGGCGGCAGTCGTCACCTTGAAACCTGGCGCGGCTAATCCCATGTCCTTTGATGTGACCAACTTCACGGTGAAGTCGGGACAGGCGGTCAAACTGACTTTTGACAATGACAGCACCACCCCGCTGCAACACAACTGGGTGCTCGGCGCTGCGGGTTCCAAGGATCGGCTGATCGCTGCCGCAAACGGCATGATGGCCGAAATGACGAAATGGATGGCCCGCGGTTATATTCCTGAAGGCCCTGATGTCTTGGCTCACACGAAACTGCTCAACCCCAAGGAAAAGGAAACGGTCGATTTTACGGCACCCAAAGAAAAGGGTGACTATCCTTATCTCTGCACCTTCCCAGGGCACTCGATGATCATGCAGGGGACCATGAAGGTGGAATAA